The Pseudarthrobacter sp. BIM B-2242 region CCGAGCCGCTGATGGCTGACAATGCATCCACCTGCTCCTCGGGAACCTGAACCACTGTGCCCGCGCCTTTGAAGACGGCCTTGGCCTGCTCGAGCTGCTCCGGCGTGCAGTTGGTCCCCGGGGAGACGGACACGACGCCGCGGCCCAGTTTCGAAGGCGTGTTGGGCATTGTCCGGATGACCGGCTGCCCGGACGGCAGGGCAGCTTCAAGCTGGGCAAGCGAAACACCCACGGCGACGCTGACCACGATGGTTTTCGGCGAGAGGGAACCGCTGATCTCCCGCGCCAGGTCCGCGATGCCCACAGGTTTGACACCCAGAATCACCACCCCGGAGCCCTTGGCCGCCTGCTTGTTGTTGTCCGGCTCCTCTTCACCCGCGATGGCCGTAATACCGTGATGGCGCTCGGCCAGTTCCGCAGCGCGTTCGGCCCGCCTGACGGTGGCCACGACGTCGGCGGGGTCGGTTCCGGCCTTAAGCAGGCCGGAAAGGATGGCTTCGTTCATGGATCCACAGCCCAGGAAGGCGATTCGGTTGCTCATGGACCCATCATTGCAGTTTGGGTGGACGGCTGCAGAAATGGAATTAATCCTGTGAAGCGGGAACTCCCTTATTTGGACTCCCAGCGGACTCCCATGTTCGCTGCAGCTTGTTCACAAGTTGCCCGACTAACGTAGTTACTACCTCATTGAGGGTGCGAGTGATGCGGCAAGCATGGGGATGTTTGCCCGAGGCGCCGGTAGTTTGCAGCAGGTTTCCCCCCATTTTCCTGCTGTGGACGCCGGCGCTTGCGCGTTAACGGGTAGCTGGCACGCCGACGTGGGGTGCGGGATCGAGCGGACCGGCAAAGACAAGCTGGTCCAGGCGGCGCAGGATCAGGCCCTCGCGCAGCGCCCAGGGGCAGATTCGCATCTTCTTGAACTTGAACAGTTCCAGCGCAGCTTCGGCCACCAGTGCCCCTGCGAGCAGCTGGTGCGCGCGGGCATCGGATACACCCGGCAAAAAGAGCCGGTCCTCGACTTTCATGGCGGAGATCCGCTGCGCCCACACGCCCAGGTCGGTGGCGTTTAGCTCGCGCTTCACGTACGGCCCGGCCGCGCTGGGGGCTGCGCCGGCGATCCGGGCAAGCGAACGGAAGGTCTTGGACGTTCCCGCCACCACGTTCGCCCGGCCAAGGCCCTCGAACTGTTTCACCGCAGGGGCGAGCGTGGCCCGGATATAGCGGCGCAACTCCTTGACGCTTTTGGCCGACGGCGGATCCTCGGCCAGCCAGTCCCTGGTCAGGCGGCTGGCGCCAAGCGGAACCGACGTGGCCACTTCCGGCAGCTCGTCCTGGCCGAAAGCCATTTCGAAGGAGCCGCCACCGATGTCCAGGTTCAGGACGGGTCCGGCCCCCCAGCCGTACCAGCGGCGGACGGCGAAGAAGGTCATGGACGCCTCCTCGCTGCCCGTCAGTTCCTGCAGGGTCACCGTGGTCTCGTATTTGACGCGTGCCAGCACGGCGGGGCCGTTGGTAGCTTCGCGGATGGCCGATGTACAGAAGGCCAGCAGGTCATCGGCCTTGTGCCGGGCAGCGAATTCCCAGGCTTCCAGGACGAATTCGGTCAGCTCATGCTGACCGGCATCGTTGATGTTGCCGTCCGCGTCCAGGTACTGGACCAGGGACAGCGGCCGCTTATGAGAGGCGAAGGGAACCGGGCGCGCGCCAGGGTGGGCATCCACCAGGAGGAGGTGGACAGTGTTGGACCCGATATCGAGGACGCCTAGCCGCATCCTGCCATTATTCCCCGGCCCGGGCCTGCACTCACAACCGGTCCAAAAGTGTCAGTTGGCGGAAGAGTCTTCGGGTGCGCCGTCGGGAAGCTCATCGGCGCGCTTGAAATCGCGTTTGATGTTGGCCACGCCCTCAGGGTTGATCTCGAAACCGTACGCGGCTCCGGGGTTGATCACCATGCCCAGGTCCTCGCCGAGGTTGGCAATAATCGCGGCTCCCTGCGTTCCCAGGACGTTCGGGGCCGCCTCGAGGTAGTGCTCATCAACGCGGGTGGGGTGCGAGAACACGGCCAGGACCGGCTCGCCCTCGGCGTTGGCCAGGACCAGGGGCTCCACCTGGGAATCTTCGCCTTCGATCCCGTCGGTGCTGATGACGTACACCTCGCTGTTGAGGAACGACAGGATGACGTCCACCGGGCTGCCCTCAGGCTGTCCGCCCTGGGCGAGCTTCTCTTCGAGGTCGTTCAGCGGCGTGGGGTCGGCTGTGCCGGGCTGTTCAGTCATGTATCTACTCGACCACGTTGAGCCCGGCACCGCAAATAGAGCCGCTCCCCACACTACTTCTTGGCCGGGGCCTTCTTCTTCGCCGGAGCCTTGCGGGCTGTTGTGGTGCGCTTGACCGGCCCCTTGGCCCGCTTCTCGGCAAGGAGTTCGATGGCCTGTTCGCGCGTCAGTTCCTCCAGGGAGGTGGCGCGCGGCACGGTGATGTTGGTGACGCCGTCGGTGATGTACGGGCCGAAGCGGCCTTCCTTCACCACGATGTTCTTCTCGGACACCGGGTCCGGGCCGAACTCGGCCAGCGGCGGAACCGCTGCACGGGCTCCACGCTGCTTGGGCTGGGAGTAGATCTCCAGCGCCTGCTCGAGCGTGATGGTGAAGATTTCCTCTTCGGTGCCGATCGAGCGCGAGTCCGTACCCTTCTTCAGGTACGGGCCAAAGCGGCCGTTCTGTACGGTGATGAGGTTGCCTTCGGCGTCCTCGCCGAGCGCACGGGGCAGGCTCATCAGCTGGAGTGCTTCGTCCAGGGTGACCGATTCAACCGTCATGGACTTGAACAGCGAACCGGTGCGCGGCTTGGCCTTGACAGGCTTCTTCGGCGGCTTCGGCTTGCCGTTCTTGTAATACTCCACGGGCTGGTTGGCGATCTGCTCCTCGGTCATCTCCGGGATGACTTCGGTGACGTAGGCGCCGTAGCGGCCGTTTTTCGCAACCACGGTGTGGCCGGTGTGCGGATCGGCACCCAGGACGCGTTCCTCGGGTGCGGCCGTCTCCATGAGTTCCACTGCCTTGGCAGGG contains the following coding sequences:
- the proC gene encoding pyrroline-5-carboxylate reductase, encoding MSNRIAFLGCGSMNEAILSGLLKAGTDPADVVATVRRAERAAELAERHHGITAIAGEEEPDNNKQAAKGSGVVILGVKPVGIADLAREISGSLSPKTIVVSVAVGVSLAQLEAALPSGQPVIRTMPNTPSKLGRGVVSVSPGTNCTPEQLEQAKAVFKGAGTVVQVPEEQVDALSAISGSGPAYVFYLAEAMAAAGVELGLDKDLALLLARETVAGAGFMLAEPGADPSALRKGVTSPKGTTERALATFDERGLPAIIAAGTRAAANRAAEITKQLG
- a CDS encoding Ppx/GppA phosphatase family protein: MRLGVLDIGSNTVHLLLVDAHPGARPVPFASHKRPLSLVQYLDADGNINDAGQHELTEFVLEAWEFAARHKADDLLAFCTSAIREATNGPAVLARVKYETTVTLQELTGSEEASMTFFAVRRWYGWGAGPVLNLDIGGGSFEMAFGQDELPEVATSVPLGASRLTRDWLAEDPPSAKSVKELRRYIRATLAPAVKQFEGLGRANVVAGTSKTFRSLARIAGAAPSAAGPYVKRELNATDLGVWAQRISAMKVEDRLFLPGVSDARAHQLLAGALVAEAALELFKFKKMRICPWALREGLILRRLDQLVFAGPLDPAPHVGVPATR
- a CDS encoding SseB family protein, coding for MTEQPGTADPTPLNDLEEKLAQGGQPEGSPVDVILSFLNSEVYVISTDGIEGEDSQVEPLVLANAEGEPVLAVFSHPTRVDEHYLEAAPNVLGTQGAAIIANLGEDLGMVINPGAAYGFEINPEGVANIKRDFKRADELPDGAPEDSSAN